From Enterococcus mundtii, the proteins below share one genomic window:
- a CDS encoding pyruvate, water dikinase regulatory protein has protein sequence MQNEVIVYSISDSLGETSQKLLSAVMVQYPNLVFHNNYKFPFVNQKEELLPILADALRDKAIVISTLVNHELSEVAKSFSRKTGLLYIDLMHPLFEIIHAKTGMQPIEEPGAVHKLDTEYFNRISAIEFAVKYDDGKDPKGFLDSDVVLLGVSRTSKTPLSMYLANKGYKVSNLPLIPEVPLPKVLEEVDKSKIVGLTCHPENLVRIRSNRLDSLGLHQSSSYNNLETIHKELAYSQEIFDHYGNFVIDVSDKSIEETAFIVEHHLKSL, from the coding sequence ATGCAAAATGAAGTCATTGTTTATTCTATCTCAGATTCACTAGGTGAAACGTCGCAAAAGTTATTATCCGCTGTGATGGTCCAATATCCTAACTTGGTGTTCCATAATAACTATAAATTTCCTTTTGTGAATCAGAAGGAAGAGCTGTTGCCGATTTTAGCAGATGCTTTACGTGATAAAGCAATTGTGATCAGTACACTCGTGAATCATGAACTGTCGGAAGTGGCAAAATCTTTTAGTCGGAAAACTGGTTTATTATATATCGACTTGATGCATCCTCTTTTCGAGATCATTCATGCAAAAACTGGGATGCAGCCCATTGAAGAACCAGGGGCTGTCCACAAGTTGGATACTGAATACTTCAATCGGATTTCTGCCATCGAGTTTGCTGTAAAATATGATGATGGAAAAGATCCTAAAGGTTTTTTAGATTCAGATGTCGTACTTCTAGGTGTTTCTCGAACGTCAAAAACACCTTTAAGTATGTATCTGGCAAATAAGGGGTACAAAGTGTCCAATCTGCCATTGATCCCTGAAGTACCATTACCCAAAGTATTAGAAGAAGTAGACAAAAGTAAAATCGTTGGTTTGACTTGTCATCCAGAGAATTTAGTGAGAATCCGGAGCAATCGCTTAGATTCTTTAGGTTTGCATCAATCGTCAAGCTACAACAATTTAGAAACGATCCACAAAGAATTGGCTTACTCGCAAGAGATTTTTGATCACTATGGAAATTTTGTCATTGATGTGTCGGATAAATCGATTGAAGAAACTGCTTTTATCGTTGAACATCATTTGAAAAGCTTGTAG
- a CDS encoding RNA polymerase sigma factor, which translates to MREINDYLTILKIKSGDVDAWEKLIDKYYDKIFNYCRRRFFGKSRLAEDLIQETFLKVISSIDSYKFSGSFFNYLFTIAVNTCNSYSKKNDFDEVVFDESYNKELEDQDSSFDFINDQNRNIQRALDQLPEYQREAIILKFFYDMKVKEIAQLTKTSVPTAQSRIQQGLDKMKQILKKEDYYFE; encoded by the coding sequence GTGAGAGAAATCAACGACTATCTAACTATCCTGAAAATAAAGTCAGGAGATGTTGACGCTTGGGAAAAACTTATTGATAAATATTACGACAAAATTTTCAATTATTGCAGAAGAAGGTTTTTTGGAAAAAGTAGATTAGCTGAAGATTTAATCCAAGAAACGTTTTTGAAAGTGATAAGCAGCATTGATTCTTATAAATTTTCAGGAAGTTTCTTCAATTATCTTTTCACCATTGCTGTGAATACGTGTAATAGCTATAGCAAGAAAAATGATTTTGACGAAGTAGTATTCGATGAATCTTACAATAAAGAGTTAGAAGACCAAGACTCAAGCTTTGACTTCATAAATGATCAAAACAGGAACATTCAGCGTGCGTTAGACCAACTGCCAGAGTACCAAAGAGAAGCGATCATACTTAAATTTTTCTATGATATGAAAGTTAAGGAAATAGCACAGTTAACTAAAACGAGTGTGCCAACAGCACAATCAAGGATTCAACAAGGACTAGACAAAATGAAACAAATACTTAAAAAGGAGGACTATTATTTTGAATAG
- a CDS encoding CBS domain-containing protein — MKLSERQKKIIEIVKETQPVSGEKISELLDVSRATLRSDLSFLTMSGILEATPKIGYTYTGSDLETLFFFKTFTVKVDEIMVPPLLIDLNTSIRDAITTLFVYDVGSIYVIDGEKQLVGVLSRKDLLRASLNTEIDHTPVALCMTRSPHIRTCTKKMDLLEVATILQDFEVDSLPVVDEANERNVIGKITKSKVLNFITQQARNAERNR; from the coding sequence ATGAAATTGAGTGAACGACAAAAAAAGATCATCGAGATCGTCAAAGAGACACAACCTGTCAGCGGAGAAAAAATTTCTGAACTCTTAGATGTTTCAAGAGCGACACTGCGGTCGGACTTATCCTTTTTGACAATGTCTGGGATACTAGAAGCTACGCCGAAAATTGGTTATACGTATACAGGTTCTGACCTAGAAACGCTTTTTTTCTTTAAAACATTCACAGTCAAAGTGGATGAGATCATGGTGCCACCATTGCTGATTGATTTGAATACTTCGATCCGTGATGCGATCACGACATTATTCGTGTATGATGTTGGCTCGATTTATGTGATTGACGGAGAAAAACAATTGGTGGGTGTATTATCTCGAAAAGATTTGTTGAGAGCTTCCTTAAATACTGAAATCGATCATACGCCGGTCGCTCTTTGTATGACACGAAGTCCGCATATCAGAACTTGCACGAAAAAAATGGATTTATTGGAAGTAGCGACGATCCTTCAAGATTTTGAAGTTGACTCTCTGCCAGTGGTTGATGAAGCAAATGAGCGAAACGTAATCGGTAAGATCACTAAATCAAAAGTATTGAATTTTATCACTCAGCAAGCGAGAAATGCTGAACGAAATCGATAG
- the thiE gene encoding thiamine phosphate synthase produces MKNDINYSLYLVTDQSLLKKKTLQEAVQQALEGGITVLQLREKKANSRDFYEEAIALKRLAKPYNVPLIINDRVDIALACDAEGVHVGQTDLPVAVVRKMIGPEKIIGASVQTLDQAISAEQAGADYLGVGTMFPTATKTDAIIVSKNELKKILQHVSIPVVLIGGLNEQTIAEFKTCPVQGFAVVSAILAKEEIKKATKKLSVQINTFIKE; encoded by the coding sequence TTGAAAAATGACATCAACTATTCCTTATACCTAGTGACCGATCAGTCACTGCTGAAAAAGAAAACACTCCAAGAAGCAGTGCAACAAGCACTTGAAGGTGGTATCACTGTCTTACAGTTGAGAGAAAAAAAAGCCAATTCACGAGATTTTTATGAGGAAGCGATCGCGTTGAAACGATTAGCTAAACCATACAATGTTCCATTGATCATCAACGATCGAGTAGACATTGCGTTAGCTTGTGATGCAGAAGGTGTTCATGTCGGTCAAACAGATCTACCTGTGGCTGTGGTGAGAAAAATGATTGGACCTGAAAAAATCATCGGCGCTTCCGTCCAAACCCTCGACCAAGCAATTTCCGCTGAACAAGCTGGGGCAGATTATTTAGGTGTCGGGACGATGTTCCCAACCGCTACTAAAACAGATGCCATCATCGTATCTAAAAATGAACTCAAGAAGATTCTTCAACACGTTTCGATCCCTGTTGTTTTGATCGGTGGTCTCAACGAACAAACGATTGCAGAATTCAAAACTTGCCCCGTCCAAGGATTTGCTGTGGTTTCAGCGATCCTAGCAAAAGAAGAAATCAAAAAAGCGACTAAAAAACTTTCTGTACAAATCAATACGTTCATCAAAGAGTAA
- the rplS gene encoding 50S ribosomal protein L19 translates to MNPLIEELTKEQLRSDIPAFRPGDTVRVHAKVVEGTRERIQLFEGVVIKRRGAGISETYTVRKVSNGVGVERTFPLHTPRVAKIEVVRYGKVRRAKLYYLRALHGKAARIKEIRR, encoded by the coding sequence ATGAATCCATTAATCGAAGAATTAACAAAAGAACAACTACGTTCTGACATTCCAGCTTTCCGCCCTGGTGACACTGTACGTGTTCATGCGAAAGTTGTCGAAGGTACTCGTGAACGTATCCAGTTATTTGAAGGTGTTGTAATCAAACGCCGTGGTGCTGGAATCAGCGAAACTTATACAGTACGTAAAGTTTCTAACGGTGTAGGCGTTGAGCGTACATTCCCATTGCACACACCACGTGTTGCAAAAATCGAAGTTGTCCGTTACGGTAAAGTACGTCGTGCGAAATTGTACTACCTACGTGCATTACACGGAAAAGCAGCTCGTATCAAAGAAATCCGTCGTTAA
- a CDS encoding ABC transporter permease subunit, producing the protein MQIFKFESEKILKNKSIIGSGLVLLLSLFAIVYIGFFQSQLRGAKNITDVSGRESIERYLDFTNEYQGELTDHKVKKITSDYLKIYQDKKRKNIQIFDYFQWSVVDTFTNHEEQDVYVEMIDAIRDGKKYTIDDVNLLSMKNVGYKKMGFPIKIGNFKTWTDLLNVTSIAFIPISLFVILICSILFANDTSKNIIPLLLSTRYGRTKMIKSKILVGTGMAIASFLIVQLIILIIFYIYYGFSGWDVSVQANLDWKVFDFPLGWNMLQAYLFGVVFQLIGVLFIAGVTMLISSLSSSPFSALAISLGLFVIPQPLTHIFMSGIPNKILYLFPINTFEIDKVLLWMSRDNMFFFHSFVANVALILIVLLVTKVVLDTSIYVRMKKLSLS; encoded by the coding sequence ATGCAGATTTTTAAATTTGAAAGTGAAAAGATACTGAAAAACAAATCGATTATTGGATCTGGGCTTGTCTTGTTATTGAGTCTTTTTGCAATCGTCTATATTGGCTTTTTTCAGTCGCAACTTAGGGGAGCTAAAAATATTACTGATGTTTCGGGTAGGGAATCAATTGAAAGATATCTAGATTTTACAAATGAGTACCAAGGTGAGTTGACTGATCATAAGGTTAAAAAAATTACATCTGACTATTTGAAGATTTATCAGGACAAAAAAAGAAAAAACATTCAAATATTTGATTACTTTCAATGGTCAGTGGTCGATACATTCACAAATCACGAGGAGCAAGATGTTTATGTTGAAATGATAGATGCCATTAGGGACGGTAAAAAATATACCATTGACGATGTGAATCTTTTATCTATGAAAAACGTGGGCTATAAAAAAATGGGATTTCCGATCAAAATAGGGAATTTTAAGACTTGGACGGATTTGTTAAATGTCACTTCAATTGCTTTTATCCCAATTTCGCTGTTTGTCATTCTGATATGCTCGATTCTTTTTGCGAATGATACTTCAAAAAATATTATTCCTTTGTTGTTGTCTACAAGGTACGGCAGAACAAAAATGATAAAATCAAAAATTCTGGTTGGAACAGGTATGGCTATAGCTTCCTTCCTGATCGTTCAGTTAATCATCTTGATAATATTTTATATTTATTATGGATTTAGTGGGTGGGATGTGAGCGTTCAAGCCAACTTGGATTGGAAGGTCTTTGATTTTCCATTGGGATGGAATATGCTTCAAGCTTACTTGTTCGGTGTTGTTTTTCAGTTAATAGGAGTGCTGTTCATCGCTGGCGTAACTATGCTGATTTCCAGTTTGAGTAGTTCACCATTTAGTGCGCTAGCTATTTCACTAGGACTCTTTGTCATTCCGCAACCACTGACGCATATTTTTATGTCGGGAATACCGAATAAAATACTGTATCTCTTCCCAATCAATACATTTGAAATTGATAAAGTGTTGTTATGGATGAGTCGAGATAATATGTTCTTCTTTCACTCTTTTGTTGCCAACGTCGCTTTAATACTTATCGTTCTGTTGGTGACAAAAGTGGTATTAGATACAAGTATTTATGTGAGAATGAAAAAACTCAGTCTTTCTTAA
- the trmD gene encoding tRNA (guanosine(37)-N1)-methyltransferase TrmD, with translation MKIDVLTLFPRMFEGPMGESIIGKAVAKELLEINVSNFREYSDNKHQTVDDYPYGGGAGMLLKVQPIYDNIKAIEEKHPETKKRVILLDPAGQPFNQKMAEEFSEEEHLIFICGHYEGYDERIRSLVTDEVSLGDYVLTGGELGAMVMIDATVRLLPDVLGNQTSAQTDSHSTGLLEHPQYTRPAEFKDMKVPEVLTNGNHKLIEEWQLKESLRRTYLRRPDMLEKLDMTPQMEKMLAEIKKEEA, from the coding sequence ATGAAGATTGACGTGTTGACTCTGTTTCCGCGAATGTTTGAAGGCCCGATGGGGGAATCGATCATTGGTAAAGCAGTAGCAAAAGAATTGTTAGAAATCAATGTTTCTAATTTCCGTGAGTATTCGGACAACAAACACCAAACGGTCGATGACTATCCTTATGGTGGTGGAGCAGGGATGTTATTGAAAGTCCAACCCATCTATGACAATATCAAAGCCATCGAAGAAAAACATCCAGAGACTAAGAAACGGGTGATTTTACTTGATCCAGCTGGTCAACCGTTCAATCAAAAAATGGCAGAAGAATTTTCGGAAGAAGAGCATCTGATCTTTATTTGTGGCCACTATGAAGGCTATGATGAGCGCATCCGTTCACTCGTAACAGATGAAGTCTCATTGGGAGATTATGTACTGACCGGTGGAGAGCTAGGTGCCATGGTCATGATCGATGCGACCGTTCGGCTATTGCCGGATGTTTTAGGTAATCAAACATCTGCCCAAACAGACTCGCATTCTACTGGCTTGTTGGAACATCCTCAATATACAAGACCTGCAGAATTCAAAGATATGAAAGTACCAGAAGTATTGACCAATGGTAACCATAAATTGATTGAAGAATGGCAACTAAAAGAGTCCTTACGCCGAACATATCTTCGACGTCCAGACATGTTAGAAAAATTAGACATGACACCGCAAATGGAAAAAATGCTAGCGGAGATCAAAAAAGAAGAAGCTTGA
- the ppdK gene encoding pyruvate, phosphate dikinase: MVKWIYDFNEGRSKDKALLGGKGANLAEMTHLGLPVPSGFTLTTESCMRYLKNVAFFDQQLITEIQTAIERLEVKTNKSFTNDDELLLVSVRSGAVFSMPGMMDTILNLGLNDSRVHALAEQTSLAFAYDCYRRLLQMFGDVVYGIPKEKFNLLLTKAEKENNKTVNVFNEQQQLALIKNYKELFIKHNKVFPQHPMDQLKEAIQAVFHSWNNPRANVYRELHGISHHLGTAVNVQEMVFGNSGNESGTGVVFTRNPATGDNQLFGEFLLDAQGEDVVAGIRTPQPIQELSERLPNVYQDFLHYAQMLELHYKDMQDIEFTVEQGKLFILQTRNGKRTAKAALKIATDLVNENVLSKEEALMRVEAEMIDQLIHPIFKPEALEQATPFAQGLPASPRAATGEIVFTAEKAKERYEQGNKVILVRHETSPEDIEGMIVSEAIVTSRGGMTSHAAVVARGMGTCCVTGTETLTIDEEAKTVTTNDIRLKEGDILSVNGNTGEIYLGELPTVIAENNQDLTLFLSWADELADLEVRANAETLTDLTTALDFGATGIGLARTEHMFFGEDRILEMRRLILAEDHREMETALTKLLAFQENDFYQMFQTIRDKPMVIRLLDPPMHEFLPHEAPDIANLADKLNRSVNELTAKIEYLKETNPMLGHRGCRLGITTPEIYQMQVKAIIQSAIRLVQEGIPVVPEIMIPLIAEKEELMHLKVLLIETIEATFNAQNIVPFSYEIGTMIELPRACLIADQLAEQADFFSFGTNDLTQMTYGFSRDDIGKFINRYQEKAIMTHDPFQHLDQQGVGQLIKLAVSNARRTKPTMTIGICGEVGGDPQSIPFFQAIGIDYVSCSPYRIPAARLAVAQAAIRSRPS, from the coding sequence ATGGTAAAATGGATCTATGACTTTAACGAAGGCAGAAGCAAAGATAAAGCATTATTGGGTGGAAAAGGTGCAAATCTAGCGGAAATGACTCACTTAGGATTGCCTGTTCCTTCTGGCTTTACCCTGACTACAGAAAGTTGTATGCGTTATCTTAAAAATGTCGCTTTCTTTGATCAACAATTGATAACAGAGATTCAAACAGCTATCGAACGGCTAGAAGTAAAAACAAACAAGTCATTTACGAACGATGATGAGCTATTGCTAGTTTCTGTAAGGAGTGGTGCAGTCTTTTCTATGCCTGGTATGATGGATACGATCCTCAATCTAGGTCTAAATGATTCACGAGTACATGCTTTAGCTGAGCAAACTAGTTTAGCTTTTGCTTATGATTGCTACCGTCGTTTGTTGCAAATGTTTGGCGATGTCGTCTACGGTATCCCCAAAGAAAAATTCAATCTTCTACTCACAAAAGCAGAAAAAGAAAACAATAAAACGGTTAATGTTTTCAACGAACAACAACAGTTAGCATTGATCAAAAATTATAAAGAGCTATTTATCAAACATAATAAAGTTTTCCCTCAACATCCTATGGATCAGCTAAAAGAAGCGATCCAAGCGGTCTTCCACTCTTGGAACAATCCACGAGCAAACGTTTATCGAGAGTTACATGGTATCTCTCATCATTTAGGCACGGCTGTCAATGTCCAAGAAATGGTTTTTGGAAATAGCGGAAATGAAAGCGGTACAGGTGTCGTCTTTACCCGAAATCCCGCTACAGGTGACAATCAGCTTTTTGGTGAATTTTTGCTGGATGCACAAGGAGAAGACGTTGTCGCTGGCATTCGCACGCCTCAACCGATCCAAGAGCTTAGTGAGCGATTACCTAATGTCTACCAAGATTTCTTGCACTACGCACAAATGCTAGAACTCCATTACAAAGATATGCAAGATATCGAATTTACCGTTGAACAGGGGAAGCTATTTATTTTACAAACGAGAAACGGCAAGCGCACAGCTAAAGCTGCTTTAAAGATTGCGACTGACTTAGTGAATGAGAACGTTCTTTCAAAAGAAGAGGCTTTGATGCGAGTGGAAGCAGAAATGATCGACCAGTTAATTCATCCGATTTTTAAACCTGAAGCCCTCGAACAAGCAACACCATTTGCTCAAGGCTTACCTGCAAGTCCCAGAGCTGCCACAGGTGAGATCGTCTTTACTGCCGAAAAAGCAAAAGAACGATATGAACAAGGAAATAAGGTCATCTTAGTTCGTCACGAAACCTCTCCAGAAGATATCGAAGGAATGATCGTTAGTGAAGCCATCGTCACTAGTCGTGGCGGGATGACTTCTCATGCCGCTGTCGTCGCTCGTGGGATGGGTACTTGTTGCGTGACTGGTACGGAAACCTTGACGATCGACGAAGAAGCAAAAACTGTAACAACAAATGACATTCGGCTAAAAGAAGGCGATATTCTCTCCGTCAATGGCAATACAGGCGAGATTTACTTAGGGGAACTTCCTACAGTTATCGCTGAAAACAATCAGGACCTTACTTTATTTTTATCTTGGGCTGATGAACTCGCCGACTTAGAAGTGCGCGCCAACGCTGAAACGTTGACTGATTTAACCACTGCTCTTGATTTTGGGGCTACAGGTATCGGGTTAGCAAGGACCGAGCATATGTTTTTCGGGGAAGATCGTATTTTAGAAATGCGCCGCTTGATTTTAGCAGAAGATCACCGAGAAATGGAAACAGCTTTGACAAAATTGCTGGCATTTCAAGAAAATGATTTTTATCAGATGTTCCAAACGATCCGAGATAAACCAATGGTCATTCGCCTACTTGACCCACCGATGCACGAGTTTCTTCCCCATGAGGCACCAGACATTGCGAATTTAGCAGACAAACTGAACCGATCAGTCAATGAGCTGACAGCAAAGATCGAGTACTTGAAAGAAACCAATCCGATGTTAGGTCATCGTGGTTGTCGCTTAGGTATCACTACACCAGAAATCTATCAGATGCAAGTCAAAGCAATCATTCAAAGTGCGATTCGGCTAGTACAAGAAGGAATACCAGTTGTTCCAGAAATCATGATCCCATTGATTGCTGAAAAAGAAGAACTAATGCACCTTAAAGTTTTATTGATCGAAACGATCGAAGCAACTTTCAACGCTCAAAACATCGTACCATTTTCTTACGAGATCGGTACGATGATCGAGTTACCTCGCGCTTGTTTGATTGCGGATCAATTAGCAGAACAAGCTGATTTCTTCAGTTTTGGTACAAATGATCTCACTCAAATGACCTATGGATTTTCTCGAGATGATATTGGAAAATTCATCAATCGTTACCAAGAAAAAGCGATCATGACCCATGATCCATTTCAACATTTGGATCAACAAGGTGTTGGTCAATTGATCAAACTCGCTGTTTCTAATGCACGACGAACCAAACCAACGATGACGATCGGCATTTGTGGTGAAGTCGGCGGAGATCCTCAATCCATTCCCTTCTTTCAAGCCATTGGAATCGACTATGTCTCCTGCTCTCCTTACCGGATTCCAGCTGCTCGATTAGCGGTGGCACAGGCTGCGATCCGTAGCCGTCCGTCTTAA
- the thiM gene encoding hydroxyethylthiazole kinase, with product MNTFLKTAVETVRMKNPLVHHITNYVTVNDCANVTLAIGGSPIMADEALEVAEITAMSQVLVLNMGTLNERTVASMLLAGQTANEKGIPIIFDPVGAGASQFRNQTAKTIMENLKCAVIRGNISEIRFLAGIASTTKGVDASADDASSIEEAQQIADQLATAHKCIVVITGATDVISDGRRKILVHNGCPEMSRITGTGCMLTSLIASFCGGFPEHLFHATTTAVLTMGIAGELTLEQTAGTGSFRIALIDEISRIDRETLLLRGNYLEK from the coding sequence CGTATGAAAAATCCTTTGGTCCACCATATCACGAACTATGTAACGGTCAATGATTGTGCGAATGTCACACTTGCGATCGGCGGTTCACCGATTATGGCTGATGAAGCGTTAGAAGTAGCAGAAATCACAGCAATGTCACAGGTATTGGTACTAAACATGGGTACTTTAAATGAACGTACCGTAGCTTCGATGCTTTTAGCTGGGCAAACAGCCAATGAAAAAGGTATCCCAATCATTTTTGATCCAGTCGGTGCAGGGGCTTCACAGTTTCGTAATCAAACAGCAAAAACGATCATGGAAAACTTGAAATGCGCAGTGATTCGTGGCAATATTTCAGAAATCCGCTTTTTAGCAGGGATCGCAAGCACAACGAAAGGTGTTGATGCCTCGGCAGATGATGCAAGCTCCATTGAAGAAGCCCAACAGATTGCTGATCAATTAGCAACCGCTCACAAATGTATCGTAGTGATCACCGGTGCGACAGATGTGATTTCTGATGGGCGGCGTAAAATCTTAGTGCACAATGGTTGTCCTGAAATGAGTCGGATCACTGGCACTGGCTGTATGCTCACTTCATTGATTGCTAGCTTTTGTGGGGGTTTTCCTGAACATCTTTTCCACGCCACAACCACAGCCGTTCTTACCATGGGGATTGCTGGTGAGCTTACGTTGGAACAAACGGCTGGTACGGGAAGTTTTCGGATCGCATTGATTGATGAAATCAGCCGCATTGATCGGGAAACATTACTACTGCGAGGAAACTATCTTGAAAAATGA
- a CDS encoding ABC transporter ATP-binding protein → MKLEIKNITKKFDELKALDDVSLTLKAGVYGLLGANGSGKTTLFRLICGVIKSDSGKILYNDEDVTINSEAFRSVLGFLPQDFSYYPDFTGIKFMLYISALKGLRGKLATRRCLELLELVGLSEQKNKKIKKYSGGMKQRLGIAQALINDPEILILDEPTVGLDPKERVRFRNLISSLSENKIIILSTHIVSDVEYISDEVLVLNKGVVQDRGLVTELMNNIENSVWEVKTSLDEIESYYQKYPVSNQKYVDDRVILRIISTVKPNDNALHVKANLEDLYLYYFRTEDQTNADF, encoded by the coding sequence ATGAAATTAGAAATAAAGAATATTACTAAGAAATTCGATGAATTAAAAGCCTTAGATGATGTTTCTCTAACGTTGAAAGCAGGAGTTTATGGCTTGCTTGGAGCCAATGGTTCAGGAAAGACAACTCTTTTTAGATTAATTTGTGGAGTGATCAAATCCGATAGTGGGAAAATTTTATATAACGATGAGGATGTGACAATAAATAGTGAAGCATTTAGATCGGTACTAGGTTTCTTACCACAAGATTTCAGTTATTATCCAGATTTTACAGGGATAAAGTTTATGCTTTATATCTCAGCATTAAAAGGATTGAGAGGGAAACTAGCAACAAGACGATGTTTGGAATTGCTTGAATTAGTTGGGCTATCAGAGCAAAAGAATAAAAAAATAAAGAAATATTCAGGTGGTATGAAACAACGTTTAGGAATTGCTCAAGCACTGATTAATGATCCTGAAATTTTGATACTTGATGAACCAACAGTAGGATTAGATCCAAAAGAGCGAGTGAGGTTCAGAAACTTAATCAGCTCCCTATCAGAGAATAAAATTATTATTTTATCTACTCACATTGTATCTGATGTGGAATATATTTCGGATGAAGTGTTGGTTTTAAATAAAGGTGTGGTTCAAGATAGAGGATTAGTAACTGAATTAATGAATAATATCGAAAACAGTGTGTGGGAAGTTAAAACATCGCTTGACGAGATTGAATCATATTACCAAAAATATCCTGTAAGCAATCAAAAGTATGTAGATGATCGTGTCATATTAAGAATCATTTCGACGGTCAAACCGAATGACAATGCTCTCCATGTGAAGGCGAACTTGGAAGATTTGTATTTATACTATTTTAGAACTGAGGATCAAACGAATGCAGATTTTTAA
- a CDS encoding acyltransferase family protein, with protein sequence MKNKNQNLYIAQFIATVCVVVVHSGTIVSDPTLHFIVKSMICRIAVPFFFVNNAYFFRLNSKREGHSLKWLRKIVYLYAVTFMLYIPFGIQLIQQTVQVHLGLLPIALIVSFFYSGSFYHLWYFPALVFSIVIVRYMLQKLGYRWMLLICFLLFSIGSIETYSAFFSNPLLVSGVEKYFSVFATTRNGFFFSPIFVLIGFVLADNKYKLKKYSKSLFYGLFLASLIGVFEGMIVFQNQGIDKNFMYFTIPFTVCLFGLLVITKNKISGFEKLKPYSQSVFLLHMIPIQIFNLWHNEITVVNGLFRVMMGVLIPLIMVWGFSMVRKTMSRISLVKIK encoded by the coding sequence ATGAAGAACAAAAATCAGAACCTATATATTGCGCAATTTATTGCAACGGTTTGTGTTGTCGTTGTCCACTCTGGAACGATTGTTAGTGATCCAACATTGCATTTTATAGTTAAAAGCATGATTTGCCGAATCGCTGTCCCGTTTTTCTTCGTAAATAATGCGTACTTCTTTCGATTGAACAGCAAAAGAGAAGGGCATTCGCTGAAGTGGCTGAGAAAGATAGTATATCTCTATGCAGTGACATTTATGCTTTACATACCTTTTGGTATTCAGTTGATACAACAGACAGTCCAAGTTCATTTAGGATTACTACCAATAGCACTTATTGTCTCTTTCTTTTACAGTGGGAGCTTCTATCATTTGTGGTATTTTCCTGCTTTAGTCTTCTCGATAGTTATTGTGAGATACATGCTTCAAAAACTAGGTTATAGATGGATGCTGCTGATTTGCTTCTTGCTCTTTTCGATTGGCTCTATTGAAACATATTCAGCATTTTTTTCTAATCCGTTGCTCGTTTCAGGCGTGGAAAAATATTTCAGTGTGTTTGCGACTACAAGGAATGGCTTTTTCTTTAGTCCGATATTTGTTCTCATAGGGTTTGTTCTAGCAGATAATAAGTATAAATTAAAAAAATACTCCAAGTCACTTTTCTATGGATTGTTCTTAGCTAGTCTTATTGGAGTTTTTGAAGGAATGATCGTATTTCAAAATCAAGGAATCGATAAGAATTTTATGTACTTCACTATTCCATTTACGGTGTGTTTGTTTGGCTTATTAGTTATTACGAAAAACAAGATAAGCGGATTTGAAAAGTTGAAACCCTATAGTCAAAGTGTTTTTTTGCTACATATGATACCTATTCAAATTTTTAATTTGTGGCATAACGAAATTACTGTCGTTAATGGCTTATTTCGTGTAATGATGGGAGTGTTAATTCCACTCATTATGGTTTGGGGTTTTAGCATGGTAAGAAAAACAATGTCAAGAATAAGCCTTGTCAAAATAAAGTAG